Proteins from a single region of Scleropages formosus chromosome 22, fSclFor1.1, whole genome shotgun sequence:
- the LOC108918382 gene encoding U8 snoRNA-decapping enzyme, whose protein sequence is MAYREIAKEQALSLVGHKHACHVMLYAATDAKLFGRIPLKHIVLMQMRFDGLLGFPGGLVNPSKESLESGLSRELREELGMAIDVSPEDHFSSSLSHSGPKLVAHFFTKKMTEAELREAEAAAVTKATDHGLEVMGMVRVPLFSMKNDGGFPSFLSHSFISNSRSQLLSALRVLELVSQEDVEAAVGKADKIRQTKAQ, encoded by the exons ATGGCATATCGGGAGATTGCAAAGGAGCAGGCGCTGTCATTAGTGGGGCACAAGCACGCATGCCATGTAATGCTGTACGCGGCGACGGACGCCAAGCTGTTCGGCAGAATCCCGCTGAAGCACATCGTCCTG ATGCAGATGCGTTTTGACGGCTTGTTGGGCTTCCCGGGAGG CCTGGTGAATCCATCTAAGGAGTCCCTGGAATCTGGCCTTAGCAGAGAGCTGCGCGAGGAGCTAGGCATGGCCATTGACGTGTCCCCGGAAGACCACTTCTCGTCCTCCCTGTCCCACTCCGGCCCCAAACTCGTCGCACACTTTTTCACAAAGAAGATGACCGAGGCGGAGCTGCGGGAGGCGGAGGCGGCAGCCGTCACCAAAGCGACCGACCATGGACTCGAG gtCATGGGGATGGTGAGGGTGCCCCTCTTCTCCATGAAAAATGATGGGGGGTTCCCCTCTTTCCTCTCACACTCGTTCATCAGCAACTCTCGCTCTCAGCTGCTGTCGGCGCTGCGGGTTCTGGAGCTCGTCTCACAGGAAGACGTGGAAGCGGCTGTCGGAAAAGCTGACAAGATTAGGCAGACCAAGGCACAGTGA